From the genome of Psychroserpens ponticola, one region includes:
- a CDS encoding T9SS type B sorting domain-containing protein has protein sequence MNILKQSLAVLTCLLFGFISYSQQISINNTFTEQQLIENNLVQGCVETSNINSEVNGSINGFNSFAYFERAGSNFPFENGIMLSTGNATSGGNTQNNAILNEGGTDWTTDADLETALGISGTLNATSIEFDFVSVSNQIQFNYILASEEYFGNFPCEYSDGFAFLIREVGTSDPYTNIAIIPGTTTPVNTNTIHDEIIGFCAASNEQYFEGYNVGDTNYNGRTSVMTATAAITPNVQYHIKIVIADQTDKNYDSAVFIEGNSFNSNVDLGPDTQTCATDVTLDGNIDNPQAIYTWLHDGVIIPGENQETLNVTQSGDYTVSIEIPLTNSICIIEDTKNVILSSTQSADTISDYQLCDDISGNGIELFDLSTKDSEALASVPSSSYNVSYHYTQNEALTGTNAITSPIQNATNPQTIFVKIEDTVNGCLAYQSFDLIVNPLPNIIDPTALIVCDDTNSDGVTTIDLSQKDDQITSGNFDLLVTYHLTQNDADNGTNSIPLPYVNTNPTETLFVNVTDANTGCSSTTTLDIEVLANPSINTAPQFIDACDADHDGFATFDLTSIIADVLQGTTDVIVTFHETQEDADLGINAIANESNYQNIVSDEQIVFIRVENQATGCGSITPIELHTNLLLTATNLRDVSVCDIGNDGQETFDLVSIADGIIGNLGVILEIDITIDFYLTENERDNQINAIDPLVPFEPTSNPQTLYLVITSPTCQEVDQIEITLNSITEFDSIGYVTICDIDQDGFTAIDLGQFDAEVTNSQPDYTVRYFATEEDADSNSNALPTVYTNVSNPQTIYARIGYSLTGCADINSFEIEVIPAPESNTPTDIIICDADLDGISIINLDSKIFEVVSNTTNLNITFHHSQADADDDINSINTTSSYSAITETLFIRIENNSTGCYTTERFEVIVNTLPVIHPISLYKFCEIGDDGLGEFIFSTQDAEVLNDQTGKEVFYYETALDAENNTNPIDKDNIYENTSNPQTIYIRVENVTDSNCYTTSSFPIEVGTNPVYNEPSDIFICDDITNDGSVEFDFNVQLAEITQGISEIEEVSFHTSQGNAENNINPLPLNFSNTVNPQQIYVRINNGTICESYTSFVLNVIAAPNINMPQPLIQCDDDYDGIVTFDLTLSEFDILDVRQDNIVITYHETLEDSFLQTNTIADPTNYTNLTDPQTVYVRVTNSLSDCFVSVPLELIVNLPPAINEIASYTICDNATDTTDLTEINSVILEQSANVIINYYPTQLDAENLTNVLNFNYNYQSTNDIIFARIEFSTTHCFYIHEFSLLVNPAPIANQPNDIISCDDDYDGFIEIDLSQQNAIVLGGQSPTNFTVSYYDDDILAEEAEGVLPTLYDVYDGQNIYVRVENNVTGCFTLTQFTAIVNPKPIVDIGSQVICLENLPLLVSANTNQSGDQYLWSTNETTPEIEITQVGTYSVTVTSPFGCETSEVFTVTESETATIELTETIDFSDPNNITVTVSGIGNYMYQLDDDEPQLSNVFQNVSIGYHTIKIIDMNGCAEVSKEIVVIDAPKFMTPNDDGYFDTWHITGVETLPGTIIYIYDRYGKLLTKLDSSSDGWNGRYNGNLMPANDYWFLAKVRKGSIAFDVKGHFTLRL, from the coding sequence ATGAATATTTTAAAACAATCCCTTGCAGTATTAACCTGCTTATTATTTGGTTTTATATCTTATAGCCAACAAATAAGTATAAATAATACTTTTACAGAACAACAACTTATTGAAAACAATTTAGTTCAAGGTTGTGTAGAAACCTCCAACATTAATTCAGAGGTAAACGGATCCATAAATGGATTTAACAGTTTTGCTTACTTTGAACGAGCAGGATCAAACTTCCCATTTGAAAATGGAATAATGCTTTCTACAGGAAATGCAACTTCAGGTGGAAACACCCAAAATAATGCCATCCTAAATGAAGGAGGTACAGATTGGACTACAGATGCCGATCTAGAAACTGCATTAGGAATTTCTGGAACATTGAACGCAACATCAATAGAATTTGATTTTGTTTCGGTTTCAAATCAAATTCAGTTTAATTACATATTAGCTTCTGAAGAATATTTTGGAAATTTTCCTTGCGAATATTCTGATGGGTTTGCTTTTCTTATCAGAGAAGTTGGAACGAGTGATCCTTATACAAATATTGCTATTATTCCAGGAACCACTACTCCAGTGAACACGAATACCATTCATGATGAAATTATAGGATTCTGTGCTGCGTCAAATGAGCAGTATTTTGAAGGCTATAATGTAGGAGATACAAATTATAATGGTCGTACATCTGTCATGACTGCAACTGCAGCAATTACACCTAATGTACAATATCATATAAAAATTGTAATTGCAGATCAAACTGATAAAAATTATGATTCTGCGGTTTTTATTGAAGGAAATAGTTTTAATTCCAATGTAGATCTTGGTCCTGATACCCAAACCTGTGCTACTGATGTAACTTTAGATGGTAATATTGATAATCCGCAAGCCATCTATACATGGTTACATGATGGTGTTATAATTCCTGGTGAAAACCAAGAAACTTTAAACGTAACCCAATCTGGAGATTATACGGTTTCAATAGAAATACCTTTAACTAACTCTATTTGTATCATTGAAGATACAAAAAATGTAATTCTAAGTTCAACACAATCTGCCGATACAATTTCAGACTATCAACTTTGTGATGATATTAGCGGAAATGGAATAGAATTATTTGATTTATCAACAAAAGACTCAGAAGCACTAGCTTCAGTACCATCATCAAGTTATAATGTAAGTTATCATTATACACAAAATGAAGCTTTAACTGGAACAAATGCTATTACATCTCCAATTCAAAATGCAACAAATCCTCAAACGATCTTTGTGAAAATTGAGGACACGGTAAATGGATGTTTAGCGTATCAAAGTTTTGATTTAATTGTAAACCCTCTGCCTAATATTATCGATCCTACAGCATTAATCGTGTGTGATGATACTAATTCAGATGGTGTGACAACAATTGACTTATCTCAAAAAGATGATCAAATTACTTCTGGAAATTTTGACTTACTAGTCACCTATCATTTAACTCAAAATGATGCAGATAATGGCACTAATAGTATTCCATTACCATATGTAAACACAAATCCTACAGAAACTTTATTTGTAAATGTAACAGATGCTAATACTGGCTGTTCTAGTACGACAACATTAGATATTGAAGTGTTAGCTAATCCCTCAATCAATACTGCTCCACAATTCATTGATGCTTGTGATGCTGACCATGACGGATTTGCTACTTTTGATTTAACTTCAATTATTGCTGATGTTTTACAAGGAACTACAGACGTCATTGTAACATTCCATGAAACACAAGAAGATGCAGATTTAGGTATTAATGCCATTGCCAATGAAAGCAATTATCAAAATATTGTAAGTGATGAACAAATTGTGTTCATTAGAGTCGAAAATCAAGCAACTGGATGTGGTAGCATTACTCCTATTGAACTGCATACGAATCTATTATTAACGGCAACCAATTTAAGAGATGTTAGTGTATGTGATATTGGCAATGATGGTCAAGAAACATTTGACTTAGTTAGTATTGCCGATGGAATCATTGGAAATCTTGGAGTAATATTAGAGATAGATATTACAATTGATTTTTATCTGACAGAAAATGAACGGGATAATCAAATTAACGCAATTGATCCTCTTGTACCATTTGAACCCACTTCTAATCCTCAAACATTATATCTAGTTATAACAAGTCCAACTTGTCAAGAAGTTGACCAAATTGAAATTACATTAAATTCAATTACTGAGTTTGACTCTATTGGCTATGTAACAATTTGTGACATAGATCAAGATGGATTTACAGCAATTGATTTAGGTCAGTTTGATGCTGAAGTAACCAATAGTCAACCAGATTATACAGTAAGATATTTTGCAACAGAAGAAGATGCTGACTCAAACTCTAATGCACTACCAACCGTGTATACAAACGTGTCAAATCCTCAAACCATTTATGCTAGAATTGGATATAGTTTAACTGGTTGTGCTGATATAAATTCTTTTGAAATTGAAGTGATTCCAGCTCCTGAAAGCAATACTCCAACTGATATCATAATTTGTGATGCCGATTTAGATGGCATCTCAATCATTAATTTAGATAGTAAAATTTTTGAAGTTGTTTCGAATACAACGAACTTAAATATTACCTTTCACCATAGTCAAGCTGATGCAGATGATGACATCAACTCTATTAATACAACGTCTTCATATTCAGCAATTACTGAAACACTTTTTATAAGAATTGAAAACAATTCCACTGGCTGTTATACAACCGAACGTTTTGAAGTTATTGTAAACACGTTACCTGTTATACATCCAATAAGTCTTTATAAATTTTGTGAAATTGGTGATGATGGTTTAGGGGAGTTTATCTTTTCTACTCAAGATGCTGAAGTATTAAATGACCAAACCGGAAAAGAAGTCTTTTATTATGAGACGGCTTTAGATGCCGAAAACAATACAAATCCAATTGACAAGGATAATATATATGAAAACACATCAAATCCACAAACAATTTATATTAGAGTTGAAAATGTTACAGATTCAAATTGTTATACCACTTCATCTTTTCCTATTGAAGTAGGTACAAATCCTGTATATAACGAACCTTCAGATATATTTATCTGTGATGATATTACTAATGATGGTAGTGTAGAATTTGATTTTAACGTACAACTTGCAGAAATCACTCAAGGTATAAGTGAAATTGAAGAAGTTAGCTTTCATACATCTCAAGGCAATGCTGAAAACAATATCAATCCACTACCTCTAAATTTCAGCAATACTGTTAATCCACAACAAATTTATGTAAGAATTAACAATGGAACCATTTGCGAATCATACACTTCTTTTGTTCTTAATGTTATCGCAGCTCCAAATATAAATATGCCGCAACCATTAATACAATGTGATGACGATTATGATGGAATTGTAACTTTTGATTTAACATTGTCAGAATTCGATATACTAGATGTTAGGCAAGATAATATTGTAATTACATACCATGAAACTCTTGAAGATTCATTTTTACAAACAAATACTATTGCAGATCCTACAAACTATACAAACCTTACTGATCCACAAACAGTTTATGTTCGTGTGACAAATTCTCTTTCTGATTGCTTTGTATCTGTACCTTTAGAACTTATAGTCAACTTACCACCTGCAATTAACGAAATTGCAAGTTATACCATTTGTGATAATGCTACCGATACCACTGATTTAACGGAAATTAATTCAGTCATTTTAGAACAAAGTGCCAATGTGATCATAAATTATTATCCAACACAACTAGATGCCGAAAATCTAACAAATGTTTTAAATTTTAATTACAATTACCAATCTACAAATGATATAATCTTTGCTCGTATAGAATTTTCTACAACACATTGTTTTTACATTCATGAATTTAGTCTTTTGGTGAATCCTGCTCCTATTGCAAATCAACCTAATGATATAATTTCTTGTGACGACGACTATGATGGCTTTATTGAAATAGATCTTAGTCAACAAAATGCTATCGTTTTAGGAGGACAGAGTCCAACAAACTTTACAGTAAGTTACTATGATGATGATATACTGGCTGAAGAAGCAGAAGGTGTTTTACCTACACTTTATGATGTTTATGACGGACAAAACATCTATGTTAGAGTTGAAAATAATGTAACAGGATGTTTCACACTCACTCAATTCACTGCAATTGTAAATCCAAAACCAATCGTTGATATTGGAAGTCAAGTAATTTGTTTGGAGAACTTACCATTACTCGTAAGCGCTAACACAAATCAAAGTGGCGACCAATATTTATGGTCTACTAATGAAACAACTCCAGAAATCGAAATTACTCAAGTTGGCACGTACTCTGTGACAGTAACCTCACCTTTTGGTTGTGAAACATCTGAAGTATTTACCGTTACAGAATCTGAAACTGCAACAATAGAATTAACTGAAACAATTGATTTTTCAGACCCAAACAATATTACAGTTACAGTTAGCGGAATTGGTAATTACATGTACCAATTAGATGACGACGAACCTCAACTTTCAAATGTATTTCAAAATGTAAGTATTGGTTATCATACCATTAAAATAATAGACATGAATGGCTGTGCTGAAGTTTCAAAAGAAATAGTAGTTATTGATGCACCAAAATTCATGACACCAAATGATGATGGCTATTTTGACACTTGGCATATAACTGGTGTAGAAACCTTACCTGGAACTATCATCTATATTTATGATCGTTATGGCAAATTATTGACGAAACTAGACTCTTCATCAGATGGATGGAATGGTAGATATAACGGCAACTTAATGCCTGCCAATGATTATTGGTTTTTAGCAAAAGTTAGAAAAGGAAGTATTGCATTTGATGTCAAAGGGCATTTTACACTCAGACTGTAA
- a CDS encoding T9SS type B sorting domain-containing protein has product MNTTLAQQISTDSSQTLEALIQANLGQGCVEISNISSSVNGQFDSLDSFGSFNKANSNFPFENGIILSTGSISSAGNSFNPNNLNEGSNNWPTDPDLETNLGVTNTLNATSIEFDFVSAGNLIAFNYILASEEYNTSFPCQYSDGFAFLIKKSDTPDPFENIALVPGTSIPVNTNTIHDEVVGFCDGQNAQYFEGYNVGDTNYNGRTKVLTARVNDISPNVSYRIKLIIADQTDRNYDSAVFIEGTSTLATVDLGEDIDTCGQSVLLNGDVQNSLASYQWFENNLPIAGANDSTFQATNSGTYRVEIDLQINSSSCIIEDEINIVLDNEQNVDAITNFIRCDDASNDGHEIFDLATKDNEVINAVSSGNYDISYHLTNAGALTETATITGPYQNITNPQTIYVRIEDIDTECLAYSTFDLVVNNAPIYIEPSDLEICDDGVSDGITTINLDTKTDEITAGNTNLLISYHSTQEEADLNQNEILSPYTNTNAFETLFIRIEDATSGCVNTTEMNIQVLENPIINQEVQWINACETDGDGFEFFNLTSVVDEILLGLTGVSYSFYETLIDAQEGINVIPNTTAYQNTTPFFQLVYITVTNDVTGCSSIMSIELHTNIVESGFNTNDFGVCDDASNDEIADFNLNDVRTAILASYVGFDISFFENENDQLNNSNALDQDVPYTATSISTIIYITATIDSCDQFNSIELVIHPAIKIQPLESVEYCDTDFDGSTSIFLPSFNDYVSFGIDFPSVKYYITEQNAIDNENVLPQNYTNTVNPITLYTRVANTQTTCYDISSLEILVIDPPIVMQPSDIIICDDDQDGYSIVDLENRIPEIVSDTTDLLFTFHTTFEDADFGTNSISTPESYNTQTETVFVRIESLITTCHIIVNFDVIINTLPVFIPISNFITCESDDDGINDFVFNLKDDEILNGQLGKQVLYFETAQDAINRSNIIDKNITYQNASNPQTIHVRVENLTDIDCFGTSSLILNVTPFPLFNQPVSYDVCDDISNDGFENFDLTQKVTEVSNNIPESLDISFHQSYSDANLDLNELPLNYTNITNPQLLYVRIENGSFCHSLSTFLLNVVQVPEINSAPDLISCDNDFDGIVSFDLTQIESNVLDVRIDDINISYHETLENAENSSGTILDPDNYTNTSNPQTVYIKVTNTLSNCYSIQPINLSVNLPPLINAFQEYQICYNSTSSFDLNDINFIIVNDDTDVVFSYYQSLSDAQNSANALDTNYTYSTSNDTIFSRIEYATTGCFYIYPFELIINPLPIANQPPGLQACDDISNDEIENFNLFSVNNAVLGSQDSNDFTVTYFNTQAEADIGNSPVTYNYTGQDGEIIFARIENNSTGCYNLTQFNLIVNIHPKEPSQITNCDTDYDGFTPFDLTQAESELFDIVNPDNIISYFESIDDLQNDINSIGNPSNYINITSPQTIYIKIFNTIANCYTHVPLELDVNLPPAIDPLDEFELCDNGDDTVTLSDINSKLLTQSANAFIVYYSTEFDAINQTNPLDDNYEYQSTNDTVFARVEFSTTHCFHIHEFNLIVNLLPIANTPNNLEACDDDYDGLYFFDLSSQNFTVLNGQNPNDFTVSYYGNLLSAEDNIDALNTIYVAINNETIYVRVENNTTGCYDITSFQIIIHPKPIANIGSQVICLENLPLTISANTNQIGDTYLWSTNQTSPEIEIVDIGTYSVTITSPFGCETTEVFTVTESEAATITVTESIDFSDPNNVIVTVDGIGNYMYQLGDDEPQLSNVFENVSLGYHTLTIIDLNGCASITKDIVVIDAPKFMTPNEDGRFDTWHITGVETLPGTIIYIFDRYGKLIKTLTSNSPGWNGTYNGSVMPNSDYWYIAKVKDGEKSFEVKGHFSLRL; this is encoded by the coding sequence ATGAATACAACATTAGCGCAACAAATTTCAACAGATAGCTCTCAAACCCTCGAAGCTTTAATACAAGCTAACTTGGGTCAAGGTTGTGTGGAAATATCAAACATATCATCCTCTGTAAACGGTCAATTTGATAGTCTTGATTCTTTTGGTTCTTTCAACAAAGCAAATTCAAACTTTCCTTTTGAAAACGGAATCATTTTATCAACAGGTAGTATCAGTTCGGCTGGAAACAGTTTTAATCCAAATAATTTAAATGAAGGTTCAAATAATTGGCCAACAGATCCAGATTTAGAAACTAATTTAGGTGTTACGAATACCTTAAACGCAACATCTATAGAATTTGATTTTGTTTCCGCAGGAAATCTTATTGCTTTTAATTACATATTAGCTTCCGAAGAGTATAATACAAGTTTTCCTTGTCAGTATTCTGATGGCTTTGCATTCCTGATTAAAAAATCTGACACTCCTGACCCATTTGAAAATATTGCATTGGTTCCTGGAACGTCGATACCTGTAAACACAAACACTATACACGACGAAGTTGTTGGATTTTGCGATGGACAAAATGCTCAATATTTTGAAGGCTATAATGTTGGAGACACGAATTACAACGGAAGAACTAAAGTCCTAACGGCTAGAGTTAACGACATCTCTCCTAATGTTTCCTATCGTATAAAATTAATTATTGCAGATCAAACTGATAGAAACTATGATTCAGCAGTATTTATCGAAGGTACAAGTACGCTTGCTACAGTCGATTTAGGTGAAGACATTGATACCTGTGGCCAATCCGTACTTCTTAATGGTGATGTTCAAAATAGTCTGGCATCTTATCAATGGTTTGAAAACAACTTACCAATCGCAGGTGCTAACGACAGTACATTTCAAGCTACAAATTCAGGGACATATAGAGTAGAAATTGATTTGCAAATAAACAGTTCTAGTTGTATAATAGAAGATGAAATAAATATTGTTTTAGACAACGAACAAAATGTAGATGCCATTACAAACTTTATACGTTGTGATGATGCTTCAAACGATGGTCATGAGATTTTTGATTTAGCAACCAAAGATAATGAAGTCATAAATGCTGTTTCTTCTGGTAATTATGACATTAGCTATCATCTAACCAATGCTGGTGCTTTAACAGAAACTGCTACGATTACAGGTCCTTATCAAAACATTACAAATCCTCAAACAATTTATGTAAGAATTGAAGACATAGACACAGAGTGCTTGGCATACTCAACTTTTGACCTTGTTGTAAATAATGCTCCAATATACATAGAACCTTCAGATCTTGAAATTTGTGATGATGGTGTGTCAGATGGAATTACAACTATTAATCTGGATACTAAAACGGATGAAATTACTGCTGGAAACACCAATTTATTAATTAGTTACCATAGTACTCAAGAAGAAGCTGATTTAAACCAAAATGAGATTCTTAGTCCATACACGAACACTAATGCATTTGAAACTTTGTTTATACGAATTGAAGATGCTACTTCAGGATGTGTAAACACAACCGAAATGAATATTCAAGTGTTAGAAAATCCAATTATCAATCAAGAAGTACAATGGATTAATGCTTGTGAAACTGATGGTGATGGATTTGAATTTTTCAATTTAACATCAGTAGTAGATGAAATTCTTCTAGGACTTACTGGTGTTTCTTATAGTTTTTATGAAACATTAATTGATGCACAAGAAGGAATTAATGTAATTCCTAATACAACAGCATATCAAAATACAACGCCATTTTTTCAATTGGTTTATATAACAGTTACAAATGATGTCACTGGATGTTCTTCAATTATGAGTATTGAACTTCATACTAATATCGTTGAATCTGGTTTTAATACGAATGATTTTGGCGTATGTGATGACGCTTCAAATGACGAAATAGCAGATTTTAATTTAAACGATGTAAGAACTGCAATATTAGCAAGTTATGTAGGCTTCGATATTTCTTTTTTTGAAAACGAAAATGACCAACTTAATAATAGTAATGCATTAGATCAAGATGTACCTTATACAGCAACTTCAATTTCCACAATAATTTATATAACAGCAACAATAGATTCTTGTGATCAATTTAATTCTATTGAACTTGTTATTCATCCTGCAATAAAGATTCAACCTCTTGAAAGTGTTGAGTATTGCGACACTGATTTTGATGGCTCAACATCAATATTTTTACCAAGTTTTAATGACTATGTTAGCTTTGGAATTGACTTTCCTAGCGTTAAATATTATATAACAGAACAAAATGCAATTGATAATGAAAACGTATTACCTCAAAATTATACTAATACAGTAAACCCAATTACACTTTATACAAGAGTCGCAAATACTCAAACAACATGTTATGATATTTCATCATTAGAAATTCTAGTTATTGATCCACCAATAGTCATGCAACCAAGCGATATTATTATTTGTGATGATGATCAAGATGGATATTCAATTGTAGATTTAGAGAACCGTATTCCTGAAATTGTATCAGATACAACAGACCTTCTTTTTACATTTCACACCACCTTTGAAGATGCCGATTTTGGGACCAATAGCATATCAACACCAGAGAGTTACAACACGCAAACCGAAACTGTTTTTGTAAGAATAGAAAGCTTAATCACAACATGTCATATTATTGTTAATTTCGATGTCATTATAAATACATTACCAGTGTTTATTCCGATATCAAACTTTATTACTTGTGAAAGTGATGATGATGGAATAAATGACTTCGTGTTTAATCTAAAAGATGACGAAATATTAAACGGTCAACTTGGTAAACAAGTGCTATATTTTGAAACTGCACAAGATGCTATAAATCGCAGCAATATAATTGATAAAAATATAACTTACCAAAACGCATCTAACCCTCAAACGATTCATGTTAGAGTAGAGAATCTTACAGATATAGATTGCTTTGGGACGTCATCATTAATTTTAAACGTCACACCATTTCCGCTGTTTAATCAGCCTGTAAGTTATGATGTTTGTGATGATATTTCCAATGATGGTTTTGAAAATTTTGATTTAACTCAAAAGGTTACAGAAGTTAGTAATAACATTCCCGAAAGTTTAGACATTTCCTTTCATCAAAGTTATAGTGATGCTAATTTAGATTTAAATGAATTACCACTTAATTATACCAATATTACCAATCCGCAACTCTTGTATGTAAGAATAGAAAATGGCAGTTTTTGCCACTCACTTTCTACCTTCCTATTAAATGTTGTACAAGTTCCTGAAATAAATTCGGCTCCAGACCTAATCAGTTGTGATAATGATTTCGATGGCATAGTCTCATTTGATTTAACACAAATAGAATCTAATGTCCTTGACGTTAGGATTGACGACATCAACATAAGTTATCATGAAACTTTAGAAAATGCAGAAAACAGCTCTGGAACAATTCTAGATCCAGACAATTATACCAACACCTCAAATCCACAAACAGTTTACATAAAAGTCACAAATACACTTTCAAACTGTTATAGTATTCAACCCATAAACTTATCAGTGAATTTACCTCCACTGATAAATGCATTTCAGGAGTATCAAATTTGTTATAATTCTACAAGCAGTTTTGATTTGAATGACATTAATTTTATAATCGTTAATGATGATACTGATGTGGTTTTTAGCTACTACCAATCACTTTCTGATGCTCAAAATAGCGCTAATGCTTTAGATACGAATTACACCTATTCAACGTCTAACGATACTATTTTTAGTCGTATTGAATACGCAACAACAGGTTGTTTTTACATCTATCCTTTTGAACTTATTATCAACCCTTTGCCAATAGCAAATCAACCTCCAGGTTTACAAGCCTGTGACGATATTTCTAATGATGAAATTGAAAATTTTAATCTATTTTCTGTAAACAATGCTGTTCTTGGGTCTCAAGATTCTAACGATTTTACAGTAACTTATTTCAATACTCAAGCTGAAGCTGATATTGGAAACAGTCCAGTAACTTATAATTACACAGGACAAGATGGGGAAATTATTTTCGCTCGAATTGAGAATAACTCTACTGGATGCTATAACTTAACTCAGTTCAATTTAATTGTCAATATTCATCCTAAAGAGCCTTCTCAAATCACAAATTGTGATACAGATTATGATGGTTTTACTCCTTTTGATTTAACTCAAGCTGAATCAGAACTTTTCGATATTGTAAATCCTGATAATATCATCTCATATTTTGAGTCTATTGATGACCTTCAAAATGATATAAATAGCATTGGCAACCCTTCAAACTATATCAATATAACGAGTCCACAAACTATATACATTAAAATATTTAATACTATAGCTAATTGTTATACACATGTCCCTTTAGAATTGGATGTCAACTTACCTCCTGCTATAGATCCTTTAGATGAATTTGAATTGTGTGATAATGGAGATGACACAGTTACGCTCTCTGATATCAATTCAAAATTACTTACGCAATCAGCAAATGCTTTCATAGTATATTATTCTACAGAATTTGATGCTATCAATCAAACGAATCCTCTAGATGATAATTATGAATATCAATCAACTAATGACACTGTTTTTGCTCGTGTTGAATTTTCAACAACACACTGCTTTCATATTCATGAGTTTAATTTAATAGTCAATCTACTACCAATTGCAAATACACCTAATAATCTTGAAGCATGTGATGACGATTATGATGGGCTATATTTCTTTGATTTATCATCTCAGAACTTTACAGTTTTAAATGGACAAAATCCTAATGATTTTACGGTTTCTTATTATGGTAATTTACTATCTGCTGAAGATAACATTGATGCTTTAAATACAATTTATGTAGCTATTAACAATGAAACCATTTATGTTCGTGTTGAAAACAATACAACTGGATGTTATGACATTACTTCTTTTCAAATAATTATACATCCAAAACCTATTGCAAATATAGGTTCTCAAGTGATTTGCTTAGAAAACTTACCGTTGACAATAAGTGCTAATACGAATCAAATTGGAGACACCTATTTATGGTCTACAAATCAAACATCTCCCGAAATTGAAATCGTTGACATAGGAACCTATTCCGTAACTATAACCTCTCCTTTTGGTTGTGAAACTACAGAAGTATTTACTGTTACAGAATCTGAAGCAGCAACTATAACCGTTACAGAAAGTATTGATTTCTCAGACCCAAACAATGTAATAGTCACGGTTGATGGAATTGGAAATTACATGTATCAATTAGGTGATGATGAGCCTCAATTATCAAATGTATTTGAAAACGTGAGCTTAGGATATCACACGCTCACCATAATTGACTTAAATGGTTGTGCTTCCATAACTAAAGACATTGTAGTTATAGATGCTCCTAAGTTTATGACACCAAACGAAGATGGTCGTTTTGACACATGGCATATTACAGGTGTTGAAACATTACCAGGAACAATTATTTACATCTTTGATCGCTACGGAAAACTCATAAAAACATTGACTTCAAATTCTCCAGGATGGAATGGCACTTATAATGGTAGCGTCATGCCAAATTCTGATTATTGGTACATCGCGAAAGTAAAAGATGGTGAAAAATCTTTTGAGGTGAAAGGTCATTTTTCTTTAAGACTCTAA